A region from the Lolium perenne isolate Kyuss_39 chromosome 4, Kyuss_2.0, whole genome shotgun sequence genome encodes:
- the LOC127294110 gene encoding phosphatidylinositol 4-kinase beta 1 → MVRLLGLRGLSFGPEESPREITAGDAATPPVGSSGWLVRFFDSAFFCEWIAVSYLYKHDHAGVRDYLCNRMYTLPLAGLEAYLFQVCYMLVHKPSPSLDRFVIDTCAKSMRIALKVHWILAAELELEETDDLDGVDKVQEQCQAAATVQGEWPPLVRPAPLSPVASPRANPMLSRIRSSKQRLMSLASSPSLGLSSPPANAEDAGKQPVTPSSEDNKLLRRLSFGPKVFFRRSIEKDEEQDKDGFFKRLLRDSKDKEDYDGDKEGFFKRLLKDSKENDEEEGDKDGFFRRLLRDSKDEDMELTPSSDGLLKRFFRDKEDRPGDDDEKEGFFRKMFKDKNDERRESTPGKHGDEGKSLEDDDKEGFFRKMFKDKNEERKDGGSMKQNDDREKVGVNAEDDKKDGFFRQLFKEKNDEKKEGTTPSSKKEDDDKGNKSIEDDSFFRRIFKDKNEEKKGAAHDRNEDDKCEEGDKENFFRKLFKDKHEDRKIEGLDKNVDDGKSTSGIEEEENSEFLSFRRLFRVHPEDAKSGHTEGSQPNGISEGSPGSESFFKRLFRDKEDSEILGSKLLKEKHPDSIGNNDRQSGKPPLPNNVIAELRKGSYYASLELVQSLCDTSYGLVDIFPVEDRKIALRESLTEINSHIASSEKNGGVCFPMGKGIYRVVHIPEDESVLLNSREKAPYLICVEVLKAETPGHSKGSSDANKLSKGGIPLANGDVQLPKPPPWAYPLWSRHEPQSYETDRMLNSTSQAIDQAMSQLREAKVKFVNVSFSIEKIGHSRSIAMSESGRKTRQATIESHDLSGDSQAVVDQPIEWVKVTLSAVPGVNMEDVDDNEPIRKKDHRRVPSTIAMEEVKAAALKGEAPPGLPLKGVGQSSQNLDPKAADGGDPKPTDALAGELWTVKKERIRRSSVHGKLPGWDLRSIIVKSGDDCRQEHLAVQLVAHFYDIYQEAGLPLWLRPYEVIVTSAYTALIETIPDTASIHSIKSRFPNILSLRDYYVAKYEENSPNFKLAQRNFVESMAGYSILSYLLQIKDRHNGNLLIDEEGHIIHIDFGFMLSNSPGGVNFESAPFKLTRELLEVMDSDAEGTPSEFFDYFKVLCIQGFLTCRKHAERVILLVEMLQDSGFPCFKGGTRTILNLRKRFHLSLTEEQCVSLVLSLISSSMDAWRTRQYDYYQRVLNGIL, encoded by the exons ATGGTGCGGCTTCTCGGGCTGCGGGGCCTCAGCTTCGGGCCCGAGGAGTCGCCGCGGGAGATCACCGCCGGGGACGCCGCCACCCCGCCCGTGGGGAGCAGCGGCTGGCTCGTCCGCTTCTTCGACTCCGCCTTCTTCTGCGAGTGGATCGCCGTCAgctacctctacaagcacgaccaCGCCGGGGTGCGCGACTACCTCTGCAACCGCATGTACACGCTCCCGCTCGCGGGGCTCGAGGCCTACCTCTTCCAGGTCTGCTACATGCTCGTGCACAAGCCCAGCCCCTCCCTCGACCGCTTCGTCATCGACACCTGCGCCAAGTCCATGCGCATCGCGCTCAAGGTGCACTGGATCCTGGCCGCCGAGCTCGAGCTGGAGGAGACCGACGACCTGGATGGGGTTGACAAGGTGCAGGAGCAGTGCCAGGCTGCGGCGACCGTGCAGGGCGAGTGGCCGCCGCTAGTCCGACCTGCACCTCTCTCCCCTGTCGCCAGCCCGCGTGCCAATCCCATGCTCAGCAGGATACGCTCCTCCAAGCAGCGACTCATGTCCCTCGCCTCCTCGCCCTCTCTCGGCCTAAGCAGCCCCCCTGCAAACGCCGAGGATGCTGGGAAGCAGCCCGTCACACCGTCATCCGAGGACAACAAGCTGCTCAGGAGATTGAGCTTTGGGCCCAAGGTCTTCTTTAGGCGCTCCATTGAGAAGGACGAGGAGCAGGATAAGGATGGCTTCTTCAAGAGGCTGCTCAGGGACAGCAAAGACAAGGAAGATTACGATGGAGACAAGGAAGGGTTCTTTAAAAGGTTGCTCAAGGATAGCAAGGAGAATGACGAGGAAGAAGGGGATAAGGATGGTTTCTTCCGTAGGTTGCTTAGGGACAGCAAGGATGAGGACATGGAGCTCACGCCTAGCTCCGATGGTTTGTTGAAGCGATTCTTCCGTGACAAGGAGGACAGacccggcgacgacgacgagaaGGAGGGCTTCTTTCGCAAGATGTTCAAGGATAAGAATGATGAGAGGAGAGAAAGCACGCCAGGAAAGCATGGGGATGAGGGTAAGAGTTTAGAGGACGATGATAAAGAAGGCTTCTTCCGCAAGATGTTCAAAGATAAGAATGAAGAGAGGAAAGATGGTGGCAGTATGAAGCAAAATGATGATCGGGAAAAGGTTGGTGTGAACGCCGAAGATGACAAGAAGGATGGTTTTTTCCgccaactttttaaggagaagaaTGATGAGAAAAAGGAAGGGACCACTCCTAGCAGCAAGAAAGAGGACGATGACAAAGGCAATAAGAGCATAGAGGACGATAGTTTCTTCCGCAGAATTTTCAAGGATAAGAATGAAGAAAAGAAGGGAGCTGCTCATGACAGGAACGAGGATGATAAGTGTGAGGAAGGTGATAAGGAGAATTTCTTCCGGAAACTATTTAAGGACAAACACGAGGACAGGAAAATCGAAGGGCTTGATAAAAATGTTGATGATGGTAAGAGCACCAGTGGTATCGAGGAGGAGGAAAACTCAGAGTTCTTGTCATTCCGCAGGTTGTTTCGGGTGCACCCAGAGGATGCTAAGAGTGGGCATACAGAAGGTAGCCAGCCAAACGGCATTTCCGAGGGTAGCCCAGGTTCAGAGAGCTTTTTTAAGCGTTTGTTCCGTGATAAAGAAGACTCTGAGATTCTTGGCTCAAAACTATTGAAAGAG AAACACCCTGACTCCATAGGAAACAATGACAGACAAAGTGGAAAACCACCTTTACCAAACAATGTGATAGCAGAGCTTCGAAAAGGCTCTTACTACGCTTCGTTGGAGCTTGTTCAATCACTATGTGATACATCTTATGGTCTTGTCGACATATTTCCCGTGGAAGATCGTAAGATTGCCTTGCGAGAG TCACTTACAGAGATCAATTCACATATTGCTTCCAGTGAGAAAAATGGAG GAGTATGCTTTCCAATGGGGAAGGGCATATATCGAGTGGTTCATATACCTGAGGATGAATCTGTTCTTCTGAATTCTAGGGAGAAAGCTCCTTATCTTATATGTGTTGAAGTTTTGAAAGCAGAAACACCAGG TCACTCCAAAGGGTCCTCAGATGCGAACAAACTATCAAAAGGTGGGATACCGTTGGCTAATGGAGATGTTCAGTTGCCAAAGCCGCCGCCATGGGCATATCCTTTGTGGAGTCGACATGAACCACAAAGTTATGAAACAGACAGAATGCTGAACTCTACCTCTCAGGCTATTGACCAAGCCATGTCTCAACTACGGGAGGCTAAAGTGAAGTTCGTAAATGTTAGTTTCTCTATCGAGAAAATTGGCCACTCAAGAAGCATTGCAATGTCTGAGTCGGGGCGTAAGACACGGCAAGCTACGATAGAGTCACATGATCTATCGGGAGATTCCCAGGCTGTTGTTGATCAGCCTATCGAGTGGGTAAAGGTTACTCTGTCTGCAGTTCCAGGAGTTAACATGGAAGATGTAGATGACAATGAACCGATACGTAAGAAGGACCATCGCCGTGTTCCAAGTACTATTGCAATGGAGGAAGTCAAG GCTGCAGCATTAAAAGGAGAAGCCCCACCTGGTCTTCCACTGAAAGGAGTTGGTCAAAGCAGTCAAAATTTAGATCCTAAG GCGGCTGATGGTGGAGATCCTAAACCGACTGATGCTTTGGCTGGTGAACTTTGGACTGTCAAGAAAGAGAGAATACGCCGCTCTTCTGTTCATGGAAAATTACCTGGCTGGGATTTGCGTTCT ATTATTGTCAAGAGTGGGGATGATTGCCGCCAGGAGCACTTAGCTGTACAGCTTGTTGCACACTTTTATG ATATATATCAAGAAGCTGGCTTACCACTTTGGTTACGGCCTTATGAAGTTATCGTTACATCTGCATATACAGCGCTAATTGAGACTATTCCAGATACG GCATCAATTCATTCTATCAAGAGTAGGTTTCCCAATATCTTGAGTCTCCGTGACTATTATGTAGCCAAGTATGAAGAAAATTCTCCAAACTTCAAACTTGCACAG AGGAATTTCGTGGAAAGCATGGCAGGATATTCAATACTGAGCTACTTGCTTCAG ATCAAGGATCGTCATAATGGAAATCTCTTGATAGATGAGGAAGGACATATTATTCATATTGATTTTGGATTCATGCTGTCCAACTCTCCTGGAGGGGTAAATTTTGAGAGTGCGCCATTTAAGCTGACGAGGGAGCTCCTTGAA GTGATGGATTCTGACGCTGAGGGAACACCCAGCGAGTTCTTTGACTATTTCAAG GTGCTATGCATTCAAGGGTTTCTTACTTGCCGGAAGCATGCAGAGCGTGTTATACTTCTTGTGGAAATGTTGCAG